A single region of the Plantactinospora soyae genome encodes:
- a CDS encoding glycosyltransferase — protein sequence MSSIIIVTMPIHGHVTPLLAVARHFVARGDRVRFISGSRFAETIAATGAEHVPLPAEADFDDRQDWNETFPERAALRRTKAVAHDIEHVFVRPGLPQHDAVMAAHAAEPADAVLADPAVVGGGFLLGHPLGVRPPIVMCGICPLMISSRDTAPFGMGLTPLRGPLGRLRNATLATITRKVVFPPVERIAQQIFQQLHGRPMPFPVLDWPRHAEAIVQFTVPEFEYPRSDAPATLHFAGPISASGSHAPLPPWWHELDGSRPVVHLTQGTAANNDFGQLIAPALEALADDDVLIAVATGGRPVESLPPLPSNARAAEFLPYDDLLPKTNVYVTNGGYGGVQYALRYGVPIVATGTHEDKPEVIARVAWTGVGRRITTETPTQAAIRSAVRAVLDDQRYRDAARRIAERMATTRGVHRLAEIVDESIANSRRTGLPQQP from the coding sequence ATGTCGTCGATCATCATCGTCACGATGCCGATCCACGGACACGTCACGCCCCTGCTCGCGGTGGCGCGGCACTTCGTCGCGCGAGGAGACCGGGTCCGCTTCATCAGCGGATCCAGATTCGCCGAGACCATCGCGGCAACCGGCGCCGAGCATGTACCCCTGCCCGCCGAAGCAGACTTCGACGACCGGCAGGACTGGAACGAGACCTTTCCCGAGCGCGCCGCCCTGAGGCGTACGAAGGCGGTCGCACACGACATCGAGCACGTCTTCGTACGCCCCGGGTTGCCGCAACACGACGCCGTCATGGCGGCGCACGCTGCCGAGCCGGCCGATGCCGTACTGGCCGACCCGGCCGTGGTGGGCGGTGGGTTCCTGCTCGGCCACCCGCTCGGCGTCCGGCCACCGATCGTGATGTGCGGCATCTGCCCGCTGATGATCTCCAGTCGCGACACCGCGCCCTTCGGCATGGGGCTCACTCCGCTGCGCGGCCCGCTCGGCCGGCTCCGCAACGCCACGCTCGCCACGATCACCCGCAAGGTCGTGTTCCCGCCGGTCGAGCGGATCGCCCAGCAGATATTCCAGCAGTTGCACGGCCGCCCGATGCCCTTTCCGGTACTCGACTGGCCGCGTCACGCCGAGGCGATCGTGCAGTTCACCGTGCCCGAGTTCGAGTACCCGCGATCCGATGCCCCCGCGACCCTGCACTTCGCGGGACCGATCTCGGCCTCCGGCTCGCACGCGCCGCTCCCGCCGTGGTGGCACGAACTCGACGGCTCACGACCCGTCGTCCACCTCACCCAGGGCACCGCCGCGAACAACGACTTCGGACAGCTCATCGCACCGGCGCTCGAAGCCCTCGCCGACGACGACGTGCTGATCGCCGTCGCGACCGGTGGACGCCCGGTGGAGTCGTTGCCGCCGCTGCCTTCCAACGCCCGCGCGGCCGAGTTCCTGCCCTACGACGACCTTCTGCCGAAGACCAACGTCTACGTCACCAACGGCGGATACGGCGGCGTGCAGTACGCACTGCGCTACGGCGTTCCGATCGTGGCCACCGGCACCCATGAGGACAAACCCGAGGTCATCGCCCGGGTGGCCTGGACTGGAGTCGGACGTCGCATCACGACCGAGACCCCGACGCAGGCGGCCATCCGTAGTGCGGTCCGCGCCGTCCTCGACGACCAGCGGTACCGGGACGCCGCGCGCCGCATCGCCGAGCGGATGGCGACCACTCGTGGAGTTCACCGACTCGCCGAGATCGTCGACGAGTCGATCGCAAACAGCCGGCGGACCGGTCTTCCGCAGCAGCCCTGA